In the Carassius auratus strain Wakin chromosome 50, ASM336829v1, whole genome shotgun sequence genome, one interval contains:
- the LOC113067102 gene encoding carnitine O-palmitoyltransferase 1, liver isoform-like isoform X2, whose protein sequence is MAEAHQAVAFQFTVTPDGIDLHLCHEALRQVYLSGLHSWKKRFIRFKNGVMTGVYPGSPSGLLVVLVGYMSTTKYAKIDPSLGMFTKLSKHLPISKYVTEEGQCIAGGVLIGTGLWIAVTFVSRSVLKYLLSWHGWMFNRHGSFSLKTKIWLVLVKLFSGPKPMLYSFQSSIPRLPVPPIKDTVRRYLESARPLMDDEQYKRMEGLAKDFEKNLGPKLQWYLKLKSWWASNYVSDWWEEYIYLRGRGPIMVNSNYYAMDFLYVIPTTHQAARAGNSIHAIMMYRRKLDRAQIKPLMVLNTIPMCSSQYERMFNTSRVPGVETDVLQHMNESKHIAVYHKGRFYKVWMFYDGRLLLPREIEQQIERILADKSEPQPGEELLAALTAGDRVPWAKARSQFFSQGKNKQSLDAVEKAAFFVTLDDTEQRYDPENSVRSLDSYGKSLLHGKCYDRWFDKSFNLIVFKNGTMGLNAEHSWADAPIVGHLWEHVLSSDPVRLGYTEDGHCKGNPHPNMPGPQRLQWDIPEECQAVIHASLKVAKALADDVDMHIIPFNDFGKGLIKRCKTSPDGFIQIALQLAHFRDKGKFCLTYEASMTRLFREGRTETVRSCTTQTCDFVHAMMNDKATREEKLKLLKVAAEKHQDLYRLAMTGKGIDRHLFCLYLVSKYLGEDSAFLKEVLSEPWRLSTSQTPLQQVDLFDLKRHPEYVTSGGGFGPVADDGYGVSYIILGEDLINFHISSKHSSPETDSHRFGCNIRQAMLDMLDVFQLDNKANNK, encoded by the exons ATGGCAGAAGCACATCAGGCGGTGGCCTTCCAGTTCACCGTCACTCCTGATGGCATCGACCTGCACCTCTGTCATGAGGCCCTGCGCCAGGTCTACCTCTCTGGCCTCCACTCCTGGAAGAAGAGGTTCATCAGGTTCAAG AATGGTGTCATGACTGGGGTTTATCCTGGAAGCCCCTCAGGGCTGCTGGTTGTTTTGGTGGGTTACATGTCCACAACCAAATATGCCAAAATAGACCCCTCCCTTGGGATGTTCACTAAACTGTCTAAACACCTACCAATCAG TAAGTACGTAACAGAAGAAGGGCAGTGTATTGCTGGTGGTGTGCTGATTGGGACCGGATTGTGGATTGCTGTGACTTTCGTTTCGAGGAGCGTCCTCAAGTACTTGCTGTCCTGGCACGGCTGGATGTTCAATCGACATGGATCTTTTTCCTTAAAAACAAAGATTTGGTTG GTGTTGGTGAAGTTATTTTCGGGGCCAAAGCCAATGCTGTACAGCTTCCAGAGTTCAATTCCACGGTTACCAGTGCCACCTATAAAAGACACTGTTAGAAGA tacctTGAGTCAGCTCGTCCTCTGATGGACGATGAACAGTACAAGCGTATGGAGGGGTTGGCAAAGGACTTTGAGAAGAACTTGGGCCCCAAACTGCAATGGTACCTGAAACTCAAATCCTGGTGGGCCTCCAATTAT GTCAGCGACTGGTGGGAGGAGTATATTTACCTCAGAGGTCGAGGACCAATCATGGTCAACAGCAACTACTATGCAATG GACTTCCTCTATGTGATCCCCACTACACATCAAGCCGCCCGTGCTGGTAATTCCATCCACGCCATCATGATGTACAGAAGAAAACTGGACAGAGCGCAGATCAAACCA CTCATGGTTTTGAACACTATCCCCATGTGCTCATCTCAGTACGAGCGTATGTTCAACACCAGTCGAGTTCCCGGTGTAGAAACAG ACGTCCTCCAGCACATGAACGAGAGCAAACACATCGCTGTGTATCACAAGGGACGCTTTTACAAGGTCTGGATGTTTTATGACGGACGGCTGCTGTTGCCTCGAGAAATTGAGCAGCAGATTGAAAGGATCTTGGCGGACAAATCCGAACCTCAGCCAGGAGAGGAGCTGCTGGCCGCTTTGACAGCAGGCGACAG AGTTCCCTGGGCCAAAGCCCGCTCACAGTTCTTCAGTCAAGGGAAGAACAAGCAGTCTCTAGATGCCGTGGAGAAAGCAGCTTTCTTTGTTACTCTGGATGACACTGAACAGCGTTATGATCCAGAGAATTCGGTGCGGTCGCTGGACAGCTATGGCAAATCTCTGCTCCATGGAAAATGCTATGACAG gTGGTTTGACAAGTCTTTCAATCTGATTGTGTTCAAGAACGGCACTATGGGCTTGAATGCAGAACACTCCTGGGCTGATGCACCCATCGTTGGCCATTTATGGGAG CATGTCTTGTCATCGGATCCAGTGAGACTGGGCTATACTGAGGACGGACACTGCAAAGGAAACCCCCATCCAAACATGCCGGGACCCCAGAGACTGCAGTGGGACATCCCAGAGGAG TGCCAGGCGGTGATCCACGCTTCTCTGAAAGTGGCCAAAGCTCTGGCGGACGATGTGGACATGCACATCATCCCCTTCAACGACTTCGGCAAAGGCCTGATCAAGAGATGCAAGACAAGTCCCGATGGCTTCATTCAGATCGCCCTCCAGCTGGCGCACTTCAGG GACAAAGGCAAGTTCTGCCTGACGTACGAAGCCTCCATGACGCGTCTGTTCAGAGAGGGCCGCACCGAGACCGTGCGCTCCTGCACCACTCAGACCTGTGATTTTGTCCATGCCATGATGAATGACAAAGCAACG agaGAAGAGAAGCTGAAGCTTTTGAAAGTGGCGGCAGAAAAGCATCAGGACTTATACAGACTGGCCATGACGGGAAAGGGCATCGACCGCCATCTTTTCTGCCTCTACCTGGTGTCAAAGTACCTCGGGGAAGATTCGGCTTTCCTCAAAGAG GTGTTGTCCGAGCCCTGGAGGTTGTCCACCAGTCAGACCCCTCTCCAGCAGGTCGATCTGTTTGATTTGAAGCGGCATCCAGAATACGTCACCAGCGGAGGTGGATTTGGACCT GTTGCTGATGATGGTTATGGTGTATCATATATTATTCTCGGAGAAGATCTCATCAACTTTCATATATCCAGCAAACACTCCAGCCCAGAGACG GACTCTCACCGCTTTGGATGTAACATCAGGCAGGCAATGTTGGATATGCTGGATGTTTTCCAGCTTGACAACAAAGCTAACAACAAGTGA
- the LOC113067102 gene encoding carnitine O-palmitoyltransferase 1, liver isoform-like isoform X3, with amino-acid sequence MRIRSKYVTEEGQCIAGGVLIGTGLWIAVTFVSRSVLKYLLSWHGWMFNRHGSFSLKTKIWLVLVKLFSGPKPMLYSFQSSIPRLPVPPIKDTVRRYLESARPLMDDEQYKRMEGLAKDFEKNLGPKLQWYLKLKSWWASNYVSDWWEEYIYLRGRGPIMVNSNYYAMDFLYVIPTTHQAARAGNSIHAIMMYRRKLDRAQIKPLYLLEKRVPLCSAQWERMFNTSRIPGLETDVLQHMNESKHIAVYHKGRFYKVWMFYDGRLLLPREIEQQIERILADKSEPQPGEELLAALTAGDRVPWAKARSQFFSQGKNKQSLDAVEKAAFFVTLDDTEQRYDPENSVRSLDSYGKSLLHGKCYDRWFDKSFNLIVFKNGTMGLNAEHSWADAPIVGHLWEHVLSSDPVRLGYTEDGHCKGNPHPNMPGPQRLQWDIPEECQAVIHASLKVAKALADDVDMHIIPFNDFGKGLIKRCKTSPDGFIQIALQLAHFRDKGKFCLTYEASMTRLFREGRTETVRSCTTQTCDFVHAMMNDKATREEKLKLLKVAAEKHQDLYRLAMTGKGIDRHLFCLYLVSKYLGEDSAFLKEVLSEPWRLSTSQTPLQQVDLFDLKRHPEYVTSGGGFGPVADDGYGVSYIILGEDLINFHISSKHSSPETDSHRFGCNIRQAMLDMLDVFQLDNKANNK; translated from the exons atgcgaattcgcag TAAGTACGTAACAGAAGAAGGGCAGTGTATTGCTGGTGGTGTGCTGATTGGGACCGGATTGTGGATTGCTGTGACTTTCGTTTCGAGGAGCGTCCTCAAGTACTTGCTGTCCTGGCACGGCTGGATGTTCAATCGACATGGATCTTTTTCCTTAAAAACAAAGATTTGGTTG GTGTTGGTGAAGTTATTTTCGGGGCCAAAGCCAATGCTGTACAGCTTCCAGAGTTCAATTCCACGGTTACCAGTGCCACCTATAAAAGACACTGTTAGAAGA tacctTGAGTCAGCTCGTCCTCTGATGGACGATGAACAGTACAAGCGTATGGAGGGGTTGGCAAAGGACTTTGAGAAGAACTTGGGCCCCAAACTGCAATGGTACCTGAAACTCAAATCCTGGTGGGCCTCCAATTAT GTCAGCGACTGGTGGGAGGAGTATATTTACCTCAGAGGTCGAGGACCAATCATGGTCAACAGCAACTACTATGCAATG GACTTCCTCTATGTGATCCCCACTACACATCAAGCCGCCCGTGCTGGTAATTCCATCCACGCCATCATGATGTACAGAAGAAAACTGGACAGAGCGCAGATCAAACCA TTATACTTGCTGGAGAAGCGAGTGCCGCTGTGCTCGGCACAGTGGGAGCGGATGTTTAACACGTCCCGCATTCCCGGGCTGGAGACAG ACGTCCTCCAGCACATGAACGAGAGCAAACACATCGCTGTGTATCACAAGGGACGCTTTTACAAGGTCTGGATGTTTTATGACGGACGGCTGCTGTTGCCTCGAGAAATTGAGCAGCAGATTGAAAGGATCTTGGCGGACAAATCCGAACCTCAGCCAGGAGAGGAGCTGCTGGCCGCTTTGACAGCAGGCGACAG AGTTCCCTGGGCCAAAGCCCGCTCACAGTTCTTCAGTCAAGGGAAGAACAAGCAGTCTCTAGATGCCGTGGAGAAAGCAGCTTTCTTTGTTACTCTGGATGACACTGAACAGCGTTATGATCCAGAGAATTCGGTGCGGTCGCTGGACAGCTATGGCAAATCTCTGCTCCATGGAAAATGCTATGACAG gTGGTTTGACAAGTCTTTCAATCTGATTGTGTTCAAGAACGGCACTATGGGCTTGAATGCAGAACACTCCTGGGCTGATGCACCCATCGTTGGCCATTTATGGGAG CATGTCTTGTCATCGGATCCAGTGAGACTGGGCTATACTGAGGACGGACACTGCAAAGGAAACCCCCATCCAAACATGCCGGGACCCCAGAGACTGCAGTGGGACATCCCAGAGGAG TGCCAGGCGGTGATCCACGCTTCTCTGAAAGTGGCCAAAGCTCTGGCGGACGATGTGGACATGCACATCATCCCCTTCAACGACTTCGGCAAAGGCCTGATCAAGAGATGCAAGACAAGTCCCGATGGCTTCATTCAGATCGCCCTCCAGCTGGCGCACTTCAGG GACAAAGGCAAGTTCTGCCTGACGTACGAAGCCTCCATGACGCGTCTGTTCAGAGAGGGCCGCACCGAGACCGTGCGCTCCTGCACCACTCAGACCTGTGATTTTGTCCATGCCATGATGAATGACAAAGCAACG agaGAAGAGAAGCTGAAGCTTTTGAAAGTGGCGGCAGAAAAGCATCAGGACTTATACAGACTGGCCATGACGGGAAAGGGCATCGACCGCCATCTTTTCTGCCTCTACCTGGTGTCAAAGTACCTCGGGGAAGATTCGGCTTTCCTCAAAGAG GTGTTGTCCGAGCCCTGGAGGTTGTCCACCAGTCAGACCCCTCTCCAGCAGGTCGATCTGTTTGATTTGAAGCGGCATCCAGAATACGTCACCAGCGGAGGTGGATTTGGACCT GTTGCTGATGATGGTTATGGTGTATCATATATTATTCTCGGAGAAGATCTCATCAACTTTCATATATCCAGCAAACACTCCAGCCCAGAGACG GACTCTCACCGCTTTGGATGTAACATCAGGCAGGCAATGTTGGATATGCTGGATGTTTTCCAGCTTGACAACAAAGCTAACAACAAGTGA
- the LOC113067102 gene encoding carnitine O-palmitoyltransferase 1, liver isoform-like isoform X1 yields MAEAHQAVAFQFTVTPDGIDLHLCHEALRQVYLSGLHSWKKRFIRFKNGVMTGVYPGSPSGLLVVLVGYMSTTKYAKIDPSLGMFTKLSKHLPISKYVTEEGQCIAGGVLIGTGLWIAVTFVSRSVLKYLLSWHGWMFNRHGSFSLKTKIWLVLVKLFSGPKPMLYSFQSSIPRLPVPPIKDTVRRYLESARPLMDDEQYKRMEGLAKDFEKNLGPKLQWYLKLKSWWASNYVSDWWEEYIYLRGRGPIMVNSNYYAMDFLYVIPTTHQAARAGNSIHAIMMYRRKLDRAQIKPLYLLEKRVPLCSAQWERMFNTSRIPGLETDVLQHMNESKHIAVYHKGRFYKVWMFYDGRLLLPREIEQQIERILADKSEPQPGEELLAALTAGDRVPWAKARSQFFSQGKNKQSLDAVEKAAFFVTLDDTEQRYDPENSVRSLDSYGKSLLHGKCYDRWFDKSFNLIVFKNGTMGLNAEHSWADAPIVGHLWEHVLSSDPVRLGYTEDGHCKGNPHPNMPGPQRLQWDIPEECQAVIHASLKVAKALADDVDMHIIPFNDFGKGLIKRCKTSPDGFIQIALQLAHFRDKGKFCLTYEASMTRLFREGRTETVRSCTTQTCDFVHAMMNDKATREEKLKLLKVAAEKHQDLYRLAMTGKGIDRHLFCLYLVSKYLGEDSAFLKEVLSEPWRLSTSQTPLQQVDLFDLKRHPEYVTSGGGFGPVADDGYGVSYIILGEDLINFHISSKHSSPETDSHRFGCNIRQAMLDMLDVFQLDNKANNK; encoded by the exons ATGGCAGAAGCACATCAGGCGGTGGCCTTCCAGTTCACCGTCACTCCTGATGGCATCGACCTGCACCTCTGTCATGAGGCCCTGCGCCAGGTCTACCTCTCTGGCCTCCACTCCTGGAAGAAGAGGTTCATCAGGTTCAAG AATGGTGTCATGACTGGGGTTTATCCTGGAAGCCCCTCAGGGCTGCTGGTTGTTTTGGTGGGTTACATGTCCACAACCAAATATGCCAAAATAGACCCCTCCCTTGGGATGTTCACTAAACTGTCTAAACACCTACCAATCAG TAAGTACGTAACAGAAGAAGGGCAGTGTATTGCTGGTGGTGTGCTGATTGGGACCGGATTGTGGATTGCTGTGACTTTCGTTTCGAGGAGCGTCCTCAAGTACTTGCTGTCCTGGCACGGCTGGATGTTCAATCGACATGGATCTTTTTCCTTAAAAACAAAGATTTGGTTG GTGTTGGTGAAGTTATTTTCGGGGCCAAAGCCAATGCTGTACAGCTTCCAGAGTTCAATTCCACGGTTACCAGTGCCACCTATAAAAGACACTGTTAGAAGA tacctTGAGTCAGCTCGTCCTCTGATGGACGATGAACAGTACAAGCGTATGGAGGGGTTGGCAAAGGACTTTGAGAAGAACTTGGGCCCCAAACTGCAATGGTACCTGAAACTCAAATCCTGGTGGGCCTCCAATTAT GTCAGCGACTGGTGGGAGGAGTATATTTACCTCAGAGGTCGAGGACCAATCATGGTCAACAGCAACTACTATGCAATG GACTTCCTCTATGTGATCCCCACTACACATCAAGCCGCCCGTGCTGGTAATTCCATCCACGCCATCATGATGTACAGAAGAAAACTGGACAGAGCGCAGATCAAACCA TTATACTTGCTGGAGAAGCGAGTGCCGCTGTGCTCGGCACAGTGGGAGCGGATGTTTAACACGTCCCGCATTCCCGGGCTGGAGACAG ACGTCCTCCAGCACATGAACGAGAGCAAACACATCGCTGTGTATCACAAGGGACGCTTTTACAAGGTCTGGATGTTTTATGACGGACGGCTGCTGTTGCCTCGAGAAATTGAGCAGCAGATTGAAAGGATCTTGGCGGACAAATCCGAACCTCAGCCAGGAGAGGAGCTGCTGGCCGCTTTGACAGCAGGCGACAG AGTTCCCTGGGCCAAAGCCCGCTCACAGTTCTTCAGTCAAGGGAAGAACAAGCAGTCTCTAGATGCCGTGGAGAAAGCAGCTTTCTTTGTTACTCTGGATGACACTGAACAGCGTTATGATCCAGAGAATTCGGTGCGGTCGCTGGACAGCTATGGCAAATCTCTGCTCCATGGAAAATGCTATGACAG gTGGTTTGACAAGTCTTTCAATCTGATTGTGTTCAAGAACGGCACTATGGGCTTGAATGCAGAACACTCCTGGGCTGATGCACCCATCGTTGGCCATTTATGGGAG CATGTCTTGTCATCGGATCCAGTGAGACTGGGCTATACTGAGGACGGACACTGCAAAGGAAACCCCCATCCAAACATGCCGGGACCCCAGAGACTGCAGTGGGACATCCCAGAGGAG TGCCAGGCGGTGATCCACGCTTCTCTGAAAGTGGCCAAAGCTCTGGCGGACGATGTGGACATGCACATCATCCCCTTCAACGACTTCGGCAAAGGCCTGATCAAGAGATGCAAGACAAGTCCCGATGGCTTCATTCAGATCGCCCTCCAGCTGGCGCACTTCAGG GACAAAGGCAAGTTCTGCCTGACGTACGAAGCCTCCATGACGCGTCTGTTCAGAGAGGGCCGCACCGAGACCGTGCGCTCCTGCACCACTCAGACCTGTGATTTTGTCCATGCCATGATGAATGACAAAGCAACG agaGAAGAGAAGCTGAAGCTTTTGAAAGTGGCGGCAGAAAAGCATCAGGACTTATACAGACTGGCCATGACGGGAAAGGGCATCGACCGCCATCTTTTCTGCCTCTACCTGGTGTCAAAGTACCTCGGGGAAGATTCGGCTTTCCTCAAAGAG GTGTTGTCCGAGCCCTGGAGGTTGTCCACCAGTCAGACCCCTCTCCAGCAGGTCGATCTGTTTGATTTGAAGCGGCATCCAGAATACGTCACCAGCGGAGGTGGATTTGGACCT GTTGCTGATGATGGTTATGGTGTATCATATATTATTCTCGGAGAAGATCTCATCAACTTTCATATATCCAGCAAACACTCCAGCCCAGAGACG GACTCTCACCGCTTTGGATGTAACATCAGGCAGGCAATGTTGGATATGCTGGATGTTTTCCAGCTTGACAACAAAGCTAACAACAAGTGA